The Nitrososphaerota archaeon genome window below encodes:
- a CDS encoding 6-carboxytetrahydropterin synthase: MKQDLLSRLAPRLKGLSTGGYERTYRGGSRSRKTSVHQLIASLLDSLGIGYKEDVRVTGAGQLRADFLVNGTWVFVERDLSAPEREALRKGGRDCLIVRRDALRSDEFDHGIRVLSLGETGDLQTIFLDDPSFNFDYAHILPKTRKCSVMHGHTSSVLVELVGKPVEGMVVDFGVAKEIIRDAVRSIDHKLFIREKYVTKMNSRSVSLKFRTVHGDFAIKAPRATTVLLSGEATVENLAREVLSRIAPRMPDNVTAVGVYVYEGLNKGSHLVAQVHQDEVEERRKKR; encoded by the coding sequence ATGAAGCAGGACCTCCTCTCAAGGCTGGCGCCAAGGCTGAAGGGGCTTTCAACGGGGGGGTATGAGAGAACCTACAGGGGCGGGTCGAGGTCGAGGAAGACGAGCGTCCATCAGCTGATTGCGAGTCTGCTCGATTCCCTTGGAATCGGATACAAAGAGGATGTCAGGGTCACGGGAGCTGGTCAACTCCGTGCTGATTTCCTGGTCAACGGGACCTGGGTATTTGTCGAAAGGGACCTGAGTGCGCCCGAGCGAGAGGCCCTGCGAAAAGGCGGGAGGGACTGCCTGATCGTAAGAAGGGACGCGCTGCGGAGCGACGAGTTCGACCACGGGATACGCGTGCTGTCACTCGGGGAGACGGGAGACCTTCAGACCATTTTCCTAGACGACCCATCCTTCAACTTCGATTACGCCCACATCCTACCGAAGACACGGAAGTGTTCGGTGATGCATGGGCACACCTCCTCGGTGCTGGTGGAGTTGGTGGGGAAGCCGGTCGAGGGGATGGTGGTTGATTTTGGAGTGGCCAAGGAAATAATCAGGGACGCAGTAAGGAGCATTGACCACAAGCTCTTCATCAGGGAAAAGTATGTGACCAAGATGAATTCCAGGAGTGTATCTCTCAAGTTCAGGACTGTCCACGGAGACTTCGCGATCAAGGCGCCCAGAGCCACTACTGTCCTGCTTTCTGGAGAAGCGACGGTGGAGAACCTCGCCAGGGAAGTCCTCTCGAGGATCGCTCCGCGCATGCCAGATAACGTGACGGCGGTAGGCGTCTACGTCTATGAGGGGCTTAACAAAGGGAGCCATCTCGTCGCCCAGGTCCACCAAGACGAGGTTGAGGAACGACGAAAGAAGCGGTAG
- a CDS encoding 7-cyano-7-deazaguanine synthase translates to MLLSGGIDSATCAYLAKGRYRLRALTFEYRGIVRGEIVAARGVAHSAGVAAHSFFRLPDLREAGDIPGFNRGEMPPTYIPMRNGIFYSVAASVAEEVGADAIIGGHNKDDARTFVDAGPDFFNQLQRSMWAGSRFLRSKRIKILRPLGGRTKVQVIRLAESLGVPFEETWSCHRQGKTHCWKCDGCLARIWAFIEAGVADPLRETRG, encoded by the coding sequence GTGCTCCTCTCGGGCGGGATCGATTCAGCCACCTGTGCCTACCTGGCCAAGGGCAGGTACCGGCTAAGAGCACTGACGTTCGAATACCGAGGCATTGTCAGGGGGGAGATTGTTGCCGCCAGGGGGGTCGCGCATTCGGCAGGGGTCGCCGCCCACAGCTTCTTCAGACTCCCAGATCTCAGAGAAGCGGGGGATATCCCTGGGTTCAACCGTGGAGAAATGCCCCCTACCTACATACCCATGAGAAACGGTATCTTCTATTCCGTGGCGGCCTCGGTCGCCGAGGAGGTAGGTGCCGACGCCATCATCGGCGGACACAACAAAGACGATGCGAGGACATTCGTGGACGCCGGACCAGACTTCTTCAACCAACTCCAAAGGTCCATGTGGGCAGGGTCGAGATTCCTAAGGTCGAAGAGAATCAAGATCCTCAGACCTCTGGGCGGAAGGACGAAAGTGCAGGTGATCAGGCTGGCGGAGTCTCTAGGCGTACCGTTCGAAGAGACCTGGAGCTGCCACCGCCAAGGGAAGACCCACTGTTGGAAGTGCGACGGATGCCTCGCGCGGATCTGGGCCTTCATTGAAGCGGGGGTCGCCGACCCGCTTCGAGAGACCCGGGGCTGA
- a CDS encoding DUF72 domain-containing protein — protein sequence MADLLIGTSGWSYNEWAGVFYPSSSTNKLSFYSKVFGTAEVDSTFYAYPSKGLVLGWSRYSPDGFVFSAKLPRLITHDKKLDLGKGVESDLVRFLSLMKPLIASGKLGPILVQLPPSYSYQADFDKLKGFLGAVPEDVRFAVEFRHPSWLRDEVWSMLRSRNVANVIVDEPLLPPDIVVTADFAFVRWHGRGTRPWYNYRYKEAELKAWVPKVKEVASRVKKTFGYFNNHFHGFAVENSLKMMGMLGVSTPRQDEVGAKATRFIESGGRSSGEGSMMEFVGTEGA from the coding sequence TTGGCTGACCTGCTCATCGGCACTTCGGGATGGTCCTACAACGAGTGGGCGGGAGTCTTCTACCCAAGCTCCAGCACCAACAAGCTGTCCTTCTATTCGAAGGTGTTTGGGACTGCCGAGGTGGATTCGACCTTCTACGCCTATCCTTCGAAGGGGCTGGTGTTAGGATGGTCCAGGTATTCCCCCGACGGTTTCGTGTTCTCGGCAAAGCTTCCGAGGCTGATCACACACGACAAGAAGCTCGACCTAGGGAAGGGGGTCGAATCAGACTTGGTCAGATTCCTGAGCCTGATGAAGCCCCTGATAGCCAGCGGGAAGCTGGGGCCGATCCTGGTGCAGCTCCCCCCGAGCTACTCCTATCAGGCCGACTTCGACAAGCTGAAGGGCTTCCTGGGGGCGGTCCCCGAGGACGTGAGGTTCGCAGTAGAGTTCAGGCACCCCTCCTGGCTGAGGGACGAGGTCTGGTCGATGCTTCGGAGCCGGAACGTCGCCAACGTGATCGTGGATGAGCCTCTGCTCCCCCCGGACATAGTGGTGACGGCAGACTTCGCATTCGTGCGCTGGCACGGGAGAGGGACAAGGCCCTGGTACAACTACAGATACAAAGAGGCGGAGCTGAAAGCATGGGTGCCGAAGGTGAAGGAGGTCGCTTCCCGGGTGAAGAAGACCTTCGGTTACTTCAACAACCACTTCCACGGGTTCGCTGTGGAGAACTCTCTGAAGATGATGGGGATGCTTGGCGTCTCCACTCCCCGACAGGATGAGGTCGGGGCGAAGGCCACGCGGTTCATCGAGAGTGGCGGTAGGAGCTCTGGGGAGGGAAGCATGATGGAATTCGTGGGGACGGAGGGAGCCTGA
- a CDS encoding phosphate uptake regulator, PhoU → MPRLMDMGLDKLNSMMLEMATLSENAVTAAIDAYSKGAKATQVGEWSDHLQSLHRQVSDLSMEVIARYQPVASDLRFIKACFEISYGYYRFGRYALDIVEVLDMFGDLDKCDRKAVLETARTSQEMIRMSVDAFARRDVALARKIPKMDDTVDEAYRRHVRTVMVQKKDIRCALSAGLILRYLERISDHATYIGQSVDYIVTGVEPSI, encoded by the coding sequence TTGCCAAGACTAATGGACATGGGGCTGGACAAGCTGAACAGTATGATGCTCGAAATGGCGACCCTCTCAGAGAACGCAGTGACAGCCGCCATCGACGCCTACAGCAAAGGAGCGAAGGCCACCCAGGTCGGAGAATGGTCAGACCACCTCCAATCGCTTCACAGGCAAGTGAGCGACCTTTCAATGGAAGTAATTGCGAGATATCAGCCTGTCGCGTCCGACCTCAGGTTCATCAAGGCTTGCTTCGAAATCTCCTACGGATACTACCGCTTTGGTAGATACGCCTTGGACATAGTCGAGGTCCTCGACATGTTTGGAGACCTGGACAAGTGCGACCGCAAGGCGGTCCTCGAGACCGCTCGGACGTCGCAGGAGATGATCAGGATGAGCGTGGACGCTTTCGCGCGCCGGGACGTCGCCCTGGCGAGGAAGATCCCGAAGATGGACGACACGGTCGACGAGGCCTACAGACGCCACGTCAGGACCGTGATGGTCCAGAAGAAGGACATCAGGTGCGCCCTTTCAGCCGGGCTCATCCTCAGGTACCTCGAACGGATTTCTGACCACGCCACCTACATCGGACAGTCCGTGGATTACATCGTTACTGGCGTCGAACCTTCAATCTGA
- the pstB gene encoding phosphate ABC transporter ATP-binding protein PstB, translating into MLREELPTATDIEEVKPAARYTGEGAKLHVQNLNAWYNKRQALFNIELPIRPNQVTAMIGPSGCGKSTLIRCMNRMHELVLGATVEGRVLLDGADIYGADLDAVDVRRRIGMVFQKPNPFPNMSIADNVVAGLKLNGVKDRGKLEMATRRSLEEVYLWEEVKDELKRSGASLSGGQQQRLCIARALAIEPEVILMDEPCSALDPTATAKIEQLIAELKRSYTVVIVTHNMQQASRVADYTAFMYLGKLIEYDETARLFENPKEQLTERYITGKFG; encoded by the coding sequence ATGCTTAGAGAGGAGCTGCCCACGGCGACAGACATCGAGGAGGTCAAGCCAGCCGCCAGGTACACCGGCGAGGGAGCCAAGCTCCATGTGCAAAATCTCAACGCGTGGTACAATAAGAGGCAGGCTCTGTTCAACATCGAACTTCCAATCAGACCCAACCAGGTCACGGCTATGATCGGACCGTCTGGGTGCGGGAAATCGACCCTGATTCGATGCATGAATAGGATGCACGAGCTCGTGCTCGGAGCCACTGTGGAAGGACGGGTCCTCCTGGACGGCGCTGACATCTATGGAGCTGACCTCGATGCGGTGGATGTGAGGAGAAGGATTGGGATGGTTTTCCAAAAACCGAACCCCTTCCCGAACATGTCAATCGCGGACAACGTCGTCGCGGGCCTAAAACTGAACGGGGTGAAGGACAGGGGGAAGCTCGAAATGGCCACGAGGAGGAGCCTCGAAGAGGTCTACCTGTGGGAGGAGGTCAAGGATGAGCTCAAGCGTTCGGGAGCCAGCCTCTCCGGAGGCCAACAGCAACGGCTTTGCATCGCCAGGGCTCTTGCCATAGAACCCGAAGTGATTCTCATGGACGAACCCTGCTCTGCCCTCGACCCTACGGCGACCGCGAAGATTGAGCAGCTCATAGCCGAGCTCAAGAGAAGCTACACTGTAGTCATAGTAACCCATAACATGCAACAGGCTTCGAGGGTAGCAGATTACACCGCTTTCATGTATTTGGGCAAGCTAATAGAATACGACGAAACTGCAAGACTGTTCGAAAATCCGAAAGAGCAGCTGACCGAGAGGTATATCACAGGGAAATTCGGCTAA
- the pstA gene encoding phosphate ABC transporter permease PstA, which yields MMSRRFLADKIWLSLAFVAVVVAIIPLASILYEVTRLGISSMNLDFFTKLPPTPLPGAVGGMGNAIEGSLMLVALASAIGLPVGLFSGIFISEYGNNWYGSTVRFLGDVLVGNPSIVIGILGYILLVLPFHGFSLFAGGIALGVMMIPIVSNTTAEALKLVPNSLREASHALGIRKWRTSILVLANAKSAVATGALLALARVMGETAPLILTAGISTLWFSSPFQPVASLTYYIYYFGTSPFPNWVNLAWGAAFILILIVMGVNLGVRIITRGRTGHA from the coding sequence ATGATGTCCCGCAGGTTCCTGGCCGACAAGATTTGGCTCTCCCTTGCCTTCGTGGCAGTTGTCGTGGCCATAATCCCACTGGCGAGCATCCTCTACGAGGTCACCAGGCTTGGAATCTCGTCCATGAACCTCGACTTTTTCACCAAGCTCCCTCCCACCCCTCTTCCGGGGGCGGTTGGTGGTATGGGCAACGCCATCGAGGGGAGCCTTATGCTGGTCGCCCTCGCATCCGCCATAGGCCTGCCAGTAGGGCTCTTCTCTGGGATCTTCATCTCGGAATACGGCAACAACTGGTACGGCTCCACCGTCAGATTCCTGGGAGACGTCCTGGTAGGGAACCCTTCCATTGTGATAGGAATTCTTGGCTACATACTCCTGGTCCTTCCCTTCCATGGGTTCTCTCTGTTCGCGGGCGGGATTGCCTTAGGGGTAATGATGATACCCATAGTTTCGAACACCACAGCCGAGGCCCTAAAGTTAGTCCCCAACTCGCTCCGCGAGGCCTCCCATGCGCTGGGGATCAGGAAGTGGAGGACGTCCATCCTGGTGCTCGCAAACGCCAAGAGCGCTGTTGCCACTGGAGCCCTCCTGGCCCTTGCCAGGGTGATGGGGGAGACCGCGCCCCTCATCCTGACCGCCGGGATCAGCACGCTCTGGTTCTCGAGCCCGTTCCAGCCAGTCGCCTCTCTCACATACTACATCTACTACTTCGGCACCTCTCCCTTCCCGAACTGGGTGAACCTGGCCTGGGGAGCCGCCTTCATCCTCATTTTGATTGTGATGGGAGTCAACCTCGGGGTACGGATTATAACACGGGGGAGGACTGGCCATGCTTAG
- the pstC gene encoding phosphate ABC transporter permease subunit PstC, producing MKGRSRADAIFKALTIIFASVVVGLAALFFYELGTGSSLTLGTGFSFLTGSRWDPIANVFGILPMLYGSLVTSAIALVIGVPISLGVAVFLSELAPHRVRSPFSFVVEMLAAVPSVVYGLWGLFVLAPILRDNVYPGLRTYLGFLPIFQSSSTQLPGVSILTAGIILAIMIIPIVSSISRDALLAVPNSQREAAYALGATKSEAIRISVLSYARSGIFASIFLGLGRAFGETIAVTMVIGNTPLITGSLFSPGYTLASLIANEFTEATGTVYISALVEAGLVLLTVVFLTNIAARLLISRLVKSREAASYL from the coding sequence ATGAAGGGGCGCAGCCGCGCTGATGCCATCTTCAAGGCTCTGACCATAATTTTCGCATCTGTAGTAGTGGGACTTGCCGCTCTGTTCTTCTATGAACTTGGAACGGGCTCCTCGCTTACCCTCGGAACAGGGTTCTCGTTCCTGACCGGCTCCCGGTGGGACCCTATCGCAAACGTCTTCGGCATACTTCCCATGCTCTACGGAAGCCTGGTCACCTCGGCCATCGCCCTGGTGATCGGGGTTCCAATCAGCCTTGGTGTCGCCGTCTTCCTTTCCGAATTGGCTCCACACCGAGTCAGGTCCCCCTTCTCATTCGTGGTCGAGATGCTCGCGGCCGTTCCTAGCGTGGTCTATGGCCTCTGGGGCTTGTTCGTGCTCGCGCCCATCCTCAGAGACAACGTCTATCCGGGGCTGCGAACCTATCTGGGATTCCTTCCCATCTTCCAGAGCTCCAGCACCCAGCTTCCCGGGGTAAGCATACTGACCGCGGGGATAATCTTGGCAATCATGATTATCCCCATAGTCTCGTCTATTTCCAGAGATGCACTCCTGGCTGTTCCAAACTCCCAGAGGGAGGCAGCCTATGCCCTCGGTGCGACCAAATCTGAGGCAATCAGAATCTCGGTGCTGAGCTACGCTCGGTCCGGCATCTTCGCAAGCATCTTCCTCGGCCTGGGGAGGGCCTTCGGAGAAACCATCGCCGTTACAATGGTCATCGGAAATACCCCCCTAATCACAGGTTCGCTCTTCTCCCCAGGCTACACCCTGGCAAGCCTCATCGCGAACGAATTCACCGAGGCGACGGGAACGGTCTACATTTCCGCGCTTGTGGAGGCCGGCCTCGTGCTCCTCACCGTGGTGTTCCTAACCAACATAGCGGCGCGGCTGTTGATCAGCAGGCTCGTGAAGAGCAGGGAGGCTGCTTCCTACCTATGA
- the pstS gene encoding phosphate ABC transporter substrate-binding protein PstS, producing MNVNKNGISSTVAGLAVALVVVIVAAGAYIALNPGSTTTLTVTTGTTQTSVVTSVGTSTVTSVTTATTTYYPLTLQAGGSTFVNPIMQVWATSFNQYSNGAVQTNYQAIGSGAGITGILKGTFEFAGSDAPVSSSQSVNYTAAKGPLLTIPETLGGVAVFYNIPGVTVSLNLTGPIIAKVYLGQITKWNDTSIKALNPRVNLPGNTIVPVHRSDGSGTTYALTNYFEKVSTNWNASFSSGCPCFGTSVSWPAFEIGAKGSGGVSAYVQQNQNTVGYADSYYAFSNKLNAASIQNKAGHFLAPSIANIAAAASDFAAQIQANPTYAITNAPGTSSYPIATYTYLLVWQNQTNQQQGYDTAHFFWWIVNQGQAFGPSLFYPTLPSAVVSIDQSIIAKMNYNGVPFISG from the coding sequence ATGAACGTCAACAAGAACGGTATTAGCTCAACTGTTGCGGGACTGGCTGTAGCACTCGTCGTAGTCATCGTAGCAGCGGGGGCCTACATCGCCCTCAATCCTGGCTCGACGACTACCCTGACCGTGACGACAGGGACCACTCAGACCAGTGTTGTAACAAGCGTGGGGACTAGTACGGTAACTAGCGTGACCACAGCAACCACAACCTACTATCCTCTAACACTCCAGGCAGGAGGCTCGACCTTCGTGAACCCAATCATGCAAGTTTGGGCTACTAGCTTCAACCAATACAGCAACGGTGCGGTCCAGACCAACTACCAGGCCATCGGAAGCGGGGCTGGCATCACCGGGATTCTGAAGGGAACCTTCGAGTTCGCAGGGAGCGACGCGCCAGTATCCTCTTCGCAGTCTGTAAACTACACGGCGGCAAAGGGCCCACTATTGACGATCCCCGAGACGCTGGGTGGGGTCGCAGTATTCTACAACATTCCAGGCGTGACCGTGAGCCTCAACCTTACAGGCCCAATCATTGCCAAGGTCTACCTCGGCCAAATCACAAAGTGGAACGACACCTCCATCAAAGCGCTCAACCCGCGCGTCAACCTACCAGGCAACACAATTGTGCCGGTCCACAGGTCTGACGGAAGCGGCACAACCTATGCCCTTACCAATTACTTCGAAAAAGTCAGCACAAACTGGAATGCTTCGTTCTCCTCAGGCTGCCCATGCTTCGGGACTTCGGTCAGTTGGCCAGCCTTCGAGATCGGCGCCAAGGGAAGCGGTGGAGTATCGGCATACGTCCAGCAGAACCAGAACACAGTCGGCTATGCGGACTCGTACTACGCCTTCTCCAACAAGCTCAACGCGGCCTCAATACAGAACAAGGCCGGCCACTTCCTCGCTCCATCCATAGCCAACATCGCTGCGGCTGCGTCGGATTTTGCAGCACAGATTCAGGCCAACCCAACCTACGCCATAACCAACGCTCCAGGAACCTCCTCCTACCCCATCGCGACGTACACATACCTCCTGGTGTGGCAGAACCAAACCAACCAACAGCAAGGCTACGACACAGCGCACTTCTTCTGGTGGATTGTCAACCAGGGGCAGGCATTTGGGCCTAGTCTCTTCTATCCGACTCTGCCTTCGGCAGTGGTCTCCATCGATCAATCCATCATCGCGAAGATGAACTACAACGGCGTTCCATTCATCAGCGGCTGA
- a CDS encoding phosphate uptake regulator PhoU: MPEYRKVQVTGGNSFVVSLPKTWVKDVGLRPKDAVAIMIQADSSLLIIPKKDLRESEKTEAIIEVIGGFDKDAVLRHFISYYLAGYDTIRINLGRSDVSLRASIREGIRKKLVGVEIIEESPSAILTQCLSGYVDLPLKKALERMAIIAAGMITDASAALHKGGSALALEVVQRDDEVDRFYHFILRQLNIAVRDRSVIQEIGLSSARDCLGYRLVAKSTERVADHAVSIAAQSGSLSSLPEGAIKRVQDMTQMSRKVFEGSITALLRLDPKVAEESISSGKEVVRLEEKLSGEILSPKMTGAQMASVKLMLESIRRVAEYGADISEAALDLAVKEP, encoded by the coding sequence GTGCCCGAGTACCGGAAAGTGCAGGTAACAGGAGGAAACAGCTTCGTCGTTTCTCTGCCCAAGACATGGGTCAAAGACGTAGGGTTAAGGCCGAAAGATGCTGTCGCGATAATGATCCAAGCTGACTCTTCGCTTCTTATCATCCCAAAGAAAGATTTGAGAGAGTCCGAGAAGACCGAGGCAATCATCGAGGTCATCGGGGGTTTCGACAAGGATGCTGTCCTTCGCCACTTCATTTCCTACTACCTGGCCGGATATGATACCATCCGAATCAACCTCGGAAGATCTGACGTTTCGCTGAGGGCGTCGATACGGGAGGGGATACGGAAGAAGCTGGTCGGGGTCGAGATAATCGAGGAGTCGCCCTCGGCCATCCTGACCCAGTGCCTTTCAGGATACGTGGACCTCCCCCTCAAGAAGGCGCTCGAAAGGATGGCGATAATCGCAGCGGGGATGATCACTGACGCGTCTGCGGCCCTGCACAAGGGAGGTTCGGCCCTCGCCCTGGAAGTCGTCCAGAGGGATGATGAAGTGGACAGGTTTTACCATTTCATTCTTAGACAGCTGAACATCGCAGTCAGGGACAGGTCCGTCATCCAGGAGATAGGGCTCAGCTCTGCGAGGGATTGCCTGGGGTACAGGCTGGTCGCCAAGAGCACGGAAAGAGTCGCCGACCATGCGGTTTCCATTGCTGCGCAGTCTGGGTCTCTATCCTCGCTTCCTGAGGGTGCAATCAAGAGGGTTCAAGACATGACCCAAATGTCCAGAAAGGTCTTCGAGGGATCCATCACGGCACTGCTCAGGCTCGACCCCAAGGTCGCTGAGGAATCGATTTCGAGCGGGAAGGAAGTCGTCAGGCTTGAAGAGAAGCTGAGCGGGGAGATTCTCAGCCCCAAGATGACCGGTGCGCAGATGGCTTCGGTGAAGTTGATGCTGGAGAGCATACGAAGAGTGGCCGAATACGGAGCCGACATTTCGGAGGCCGCGCTCGACCTCGCAGTCAAAGAGCCTTAA
- a CDS encoding DNA-3-methyladenine glycosylase I has product MPPASNVAPPKDDADYFGRMTRAIFAAGLNWKMIENKWPRFTEAFGAFSPSKVASMTERDIARLMKDEGIVRNEKKIRATLHNAGEFVRVGKEFGSFKEYLQSFGRDEQKLQEDIQERFHHLGPSSARMFLWLVGHKLTPNAEEKAWMAGHH; this is encoded by the coding sequence GTGCCGCCGGCCTCTAATGTTGCACCGCCCAAGGACGACGCAGACTACTTTGGCAGGATGACCAGAGCCATATTCGCGGCAGGTCTCAATTGGAAGATGATTGAGAACAAGTGGCCTAGGTTCACAGAGGCGTTTGGGGCCTTCTCCCCGTCCAAGGTCGCCAGCATGACTGAACGAGACATCGCCAGGTTGATGAAGGACGAAGGGATAGTCAGAAATGAGAAGAAGATCAGGGCGACTTTGCACAACGCAGGAGAGTTCGTTCGGGTGGGAAAGGAGTTCGGGTCGTTCAAAGAGTACCTCCAGTCCTTCGGAAGGGACGAGCAGAAATTGCAGGAGGACATTCAGGAAAGGTTCCATCACCTAGGACCATCTTCTGCCAGAATGTTCCTTTGGCTTGTAGGGCACAAGCTCACGCCAAACGCTGAGGAGAAGGCGTGGATGGCAGGGCACCACTAG
- a CDS encoding flavodoxin family protein has translation MQTSNLQRTESKTAIVVYYTQFGNTEKIARSLTAGLDKAGAKTTCVSTAGVRPDSLKDFDIIVLGAPTQAFSAAKPMKEFIESLGRVEGLSGKSFFAFDTKLPSHFSGSAAKYIESQLERMGLRVALPRSSAIGRGGEFKLDQGEEERFEKIGIELGTLLKGTE, from the coding sequence TTGCAAACGAGCAACTTGCAGAGGACGGAGTCAAAGACCGCAATCGTAGTCTACTACACTCAGTTCGGCAATACTGAGAAGATCGCCAGGTCGCTGACAGCTGGGCTTGACAAGGCCGGCGCGAAGACGACGTGTGTAAGCACAGCTGGTGTGCGGCCCGATTCCTTGAAGGACTTCGATATCATCGTCCTTGGGGCACCCACCCAGGCGTTCAGCGCGGCCAAACCGATGAAGGAGTTCATCGAGAGCCTAGGACGAGTGGAAGGTTTGTCGGGGAAGTCTTTCTTCGCGTTCGATACCAAGTTACCCAGTCACTTCTCCGGGAGCGCAGCGAAGTACATTGAGTCCCAGCTTGAGCGGATGGGCCTCCGGGTCGCGCTTCCTCGCTCTTCCGCAATAGGCAGGGGTGGGGAGTTCAAGCTCGACCAAGGGGAGGAGGAGAGGTTCGAGAAGATCGGCATCGAACTGGGTACCCTGCTGAAAGGAACTGAGTGA